The DNA sequence TCCCGGCGTACCAGATCGTGCGCTTCGCGGCCCCGAACCTCATCGTCGGCAACACGATCCTGCTGAAGCCCGCACCGCAGTGCCCCGAGTCGTCGAACGCGATCGCCGAGATCTACCGCGACGCGGGCTTCCCGGAGGGCGCGTACCAGAACGTGCTCGCCACGAACGAGCAGATCGCGACGATGATCGCCGACCCGCGCGTGCAGGGCGTGTCCCTCACGGGCTCGGAGCGCGCCGGTGCCGCCGTCGCCGAGATCGCCGGTCGCAACCTGAAGAAGGTCGCCCTGGAGCTCGGCGGATCCGACCCGTTCATCGTGCTGTCGACCGACGACCTGGATGCCACCGTGCAGGCGGGCGTCGATGCCCGCCTCGACAACAACGGCCAGGCGTGCAACGGCGCCAAGCGGTTCATCATCGTCGACGACCTGTACGACGCGTTCGTCGAGAAGTTCACCGCGGCGATGGCTGCGGTCGAGGCGACCGACCCCATGCTCGACGACACCGTGCTGGGCCCCGTCTCCTCCGAGACCGCGGCCGAGAACCTGCAGAAGCAGATCGACACGGCCGTCGAGCAGGGTGCGACGCTGCTGACCGGCGGCACGCGCGACGGGGCGTTCTTCGCGCCGACCGTGCTCGCCGACGTCACGCCCGAGATGAACGTGTACCGCGAGGAGCTCTTCGGCCCGGCGGCGGTCGTGTACCGCGTCGCCGACGAGGACGCGGCGATCGCACTCGCGAACGACACCACCTTCGGGCTCGGCTCGTACGTGTTCACGACCGACGCCGAGCAGGCGGAGCGCGTCGCCGACCGCATCGAGGCCGGCATGGTCTACGTCAACCTCGTGCTGGCCGACAGCCCCGAGCTGCCGTTCGGCGGCATCAAGCGCAGCGGCACCGCCCGCGAGCTCGGTCACCTCGCCGCCGACGAGTTCGTCAACAAGAAGCTGATCCGCATCGGCTGACGCGGACGGAGAGGGGCGGATGCTGCGGCATCCGCCCCTCTCTCTCACCGTCCGCGAGGTCTCATCCGTCTGCGAGGTCGAGGTAGGCGAGCACCGCGAGCACGCGGCGGTTGACGGCCGACCCCGACGCGACTCCGAGCTTCGTGAAGATCGTGTTGATGTGCTTCTCGACGCCGCTCTGACTCATGTACAGCCGCTCGGCGATGCCGGCGTTGCTGTGGCCCTCCGCGATGAGCTCGAGCACCGCGGCCTCGCGCTCGCTGAGCTCGCCCATGCGCTGACCGGGGCCCGACCGGTCGGCGATGAGACGACTGATCACCTCGGGGTCGAACGCGACCCCGCCGTCGGCGATCCGCACGATCGCGTCGAGGAAGCCGGCGATGTCGGACACACGGTCCTTCAGCAGGTACCCGACCCCGCCGCGGCCGTCGAGCAGCAGCTCGCTCGCATAGCGGCGCTCGACGTGCTGCGAGAGCACGAGCACCGCGACACCGGGGTGGTCGCGGCGGATGCGGAGAGCCGCACGGATGCCCTCGTCGACGAACTCCGGCGGCATGCGCACGTCGGCGATCACGACGTCGGGCTCGTCCGCAGCGATGGCGGCGAGGAGGGCGTCGGCATCGCCGACGGATGCCGTCACGACGTGCCCCTCGGCGACGAGAAGCTGAGCGATGCCCTCACGGAGCAGCGTCGAGTCCTCGGCGATGGCTATCCGCACGGGATCACCGCCTCGACCACGGTCGGGCCGCCGACCGGGCTGTGCACACGCAGCTGCCCGTCGCGGGCTGCCACCCGTGACGCGATCCCCGAGAGCCCGGTGCCCGCGGCATCCGCCCCGCCGACGCCGTCGTCCTCGACGCTGACCGACAGCAGCCCGTCGCCGCTGCGCACACGGATCGTGATCGATGCGGCATCCGCGTGCTTGATCGCGTTCGTCACTGCCTCGCTCGCGACGAAGTAGGCTGCGGTCTCGGCCGCCCGGTCGGCGATCGGCCCCGCCTCGACATCGAGGTGCACGGGCATGGCCACGCGGTCGCGCAGGGCGCGCAGGGCCACCGCGAGTCCGTCCCGCTGCAGCATCTCGGGATACGTCCGCCAGGCCACGTCGCGCAGATCGTCGAGGACGTGCTGGGTCTCGTCACGCGCGGTGCGCAGCAGGGCCGCACCCTCGGCGGGATCGGAGCGCTCCACTCGCGCGAGCAGGATCGACAGCGCCACGACTCGCTGCTGCACGCCGTCGTGGATGTCGCGTTCGATCCGTCGGCGTTCCGCGTCGACCGCATCGACGACCTCGTCGAGCGTGGCGTGCAGCCGCACCACCTCCTGCGACAGCTCACCGGCGCCCGGCCGCTGGAACGCGTCCCAGACCCGCCGTTCGAGCCACGCGATGCCGCCCAGGCCCGAGAGCGCGAGGAACAGCAGCACGAGCCCCGGCACGACGAAGAGGCCGACCGTCGCCCAGGTCACGCGTCCAGGGCGGGCGCTGAACAGGGCCACGGGACCGCCGGTGGCCGCGGCGACGAGCATCTGGACGCCGACCACGACTCCCGCGACCATCAGCACGAGGATGCACAGCACGACGAGCTGCAGCAGCGCCGACAGAGCGAGCAGCCCGCGGGTGCGGCGCGCAGGCGGCGGGACGCGACGGGGGATGCCGTCCACCCACGCGAGGCGGGCGGCGAGAGCGTCGAGCACCGTCGGCGCCGGGCGACGCGGTGTCGTCACGACCGCGACGAGCGTCGCGGGGAGCATCGCGATCCCGGCGGCGGTGCCGCCCAGCATCCGCAGCACATCGCGCACGATCGGCCGGGACGTCATGAGTCCATTGTGCCGGTCAGGCGGCGCTTTCGAATCGCGTGACTGGCAACTCTCGGGGGCCGAAAACCGTCATTTGCGCGATTCGACGGGGGCGGCGGGAGGGCCCTGCACCCGCTGCCGCACGCGCAGCACGACGAAGAGCGACACGGCGGCGATGACCGCAGCGACCACGACGAGCTGCAGACCGTCGGCGTACTGCTCGATGAGGTGCCACTGCTCGCCGAGCAGGAACCCCGCCATCACGAACACCGTGTTCCAGATCGCGCTGCCGGCCGCCGTCAGGAGCGTGAAGCGCAGCAGCGGCATCCGCTGGATCCCCGCGGGGATCGAGATGAGGCTGCGGAAGATCGGGATCATGCGACCGAAGAACACCGCCTTCGAACCGTGCTTCGCGAACCACGCCTCGGCGCGATCGACGTCGCTGACCTTCATGAGGGGCATCCGGTCGACGATCCGGCGCAGACGCGCGGGGCCGAGCCAGGCGCCGATGCCGTACAGCGCGAGCGCGCCGACGACCGAGCCCACCGTCGTCCAGACCAGCACCTCCCACAGCACGATCGAGCCCTGGCTGGCGGTGAACCCGGCGAGCGGCAGGATCACCTCGCTGGGGATCGGCGGGAACAGGTTCTCGATCGCCACGGCGACGCCGGCGCCGACGCTGCCGAGCGTCTCCATGAGCGCGATCGCCCAGTCCGCGAACAGGCCCAAACCCTCGGAAGCGTCCATGCCATCGACGCTACGGAGCAGGACGGATGCCGTCACTGCGGCTGCCCCTCCGTCGAGGTGCGGAAAACCGGAAACCGGGGCGCTGCCCACTGGCCCTGGGCCCACCACGCGGGCGTAGGGTCGAAGCATGGCCACGGTTGCAGAGAACATCGTCAAGACACTGGGAGCCAACGGGATCGAGCGGGTGTACGGACTCCCGGGCGATTCGCTGAACGGCTTCACCGACGCGCTTCGCAAGGACGGCAGCATCCGCTGGGTCCACGTGCGCCACGAGGAATCGGCAGCCTTCGCCGCCGCAGCGGATGCCGCGCTCACCGGCGACCTGGCGGTGGTCGCCGGCTCCTGCGGTCCCGGGAACCTGCACCTCATCAACGGCCTCTACGACGCCAACCGCTCGCGCGTGCCCGTGCTCGCGATCGCCGCTCACATCCCGACGAACGAGATCGGCACGGGGTACTTCCAGGAGACGCACCCGCAGGAGCTGTTCCGCGAGTGCAGCGTGTACGTCGAGTACGTCGCCGACCCGCGGCAGATGCCCCGTCTGCTCGAGATCGCCATGCGCGCGGCCATCGAGCAGCGCGGGGTGGCCGTGCTCGTGATCCCGGGCGACGTCGCGCTCGCCGAGATCGCCGACGACCGCGCCGTGGTGATCGAGCGCACGCGCCCCGTCGTGACGCCGAGCCCCGACGAGCTCGAGCGCGCGGCCGCGCTGCTGAACGCCTCGTCCAAGACGACGATCCTCGCCGGAGCAGGGGTCGAGGGCGCGCACGACGAGGTCGTCGCGCTGGCCGACCGACTCGGTGCTCCGATCGTGCACGCTCTGCGCGGCAAGGAGTTCATCGAGTACGACAACCCGTTCGACGTGGGCATGACGGGACTGCTGGGCTTCGCGTCGGGGTACCGCGCGATGGAGGCGGCCGACACCCTGCTCGTGCTCGGCAGCGACTTCCCCTACGAGCAGTTCTACCCGGAGCACGCGACCACGATCCAGGTCGACATCCGCGGATCGCAACTCGGCAAGCGGCATCCGCTCGACCTGGGCCTCGTCGGCGACGTGCGGGCGACGGTCGACGCCCTGCTGCCGCGACTCGCCGCGAAGACCGACCGCGGGCACCTCGACGACGCGGTCGCGCACTACCGCAAGACCCGCGCGAAGCTCGACGACCTCGCGACGCCCACCAAGAAGGGGCGCCCGATCCACCCGCAATACCTCGCCCGCGTGCTCGACGAGCAGGCGACGGATGACGCGATCTTCACCGCCGACGTCGGCTCGCCCACCGTGTGGGCCGCGCGCTACCTGTCGATGACCGAGGGGCGCCGCCTGATCGGATCGTTCACGCACGGATCCATGGCCAACGCCCTGCTGCACGGCATCGGAGCGCAGGTGTCGCACCCGGACCGCCAGGTGGTCGCGCTCGCCGGGGACGGCGGCCTGGCGATGATGCTCGGGGAGCTGCTCACCGTCACCCAGAACGGGCTGCCGGTGAAGACGGTCGTGGTGAACAACTCCTCGCTGAACTTCGTCGAGCTGGAGATGAAGGCCGCCGGGTTCGTCAACTACGGCACCGGTCTCGACAATCCGAGCTTCGCCGCGATCGCCGAGGCCATGGGCATCTTCGCCCGCCGCGTCGAGAACAGCGAGGACCTGCCGGATGCCGTGCGCGAGGTGCTCGCACACGATGGCCCCGCTCTGCTGGACGTGGTGACCGAGCGCCAGGAGCTCTCGATGCCGCCCGCGATCGAGGCCGCACAGGTCAAGGGCTTCGCTCTGTACGCGATCCGCACGGTCATGTCGGGCCGGGGCGACGAGTTGCTCGACCTCGCCAGGGCCAATTGGCGTCAGTTCCTCTGAGTCCTGCGCGCCCTGCGTCGCAGGAATGCGCCCGCGTCGCACGACTCCCGTGAGAACGTGCGACGCGAGCGTACTTCTGCGACAGCAGTGCGCCCCGAGGCTCAGCCGTCGAGCCGGGCCCGCACCTCGGCGGCTTCCGCGTGACGCCCGAGTCCCTCGAGCACGTCGCCGAGCTCGAGCGCGGCGACCTGCAGGAGGGGCGGGTGCCCCGCGGCGTGCTCGATGACCGTGCGATAGATCGCCACGGCATCCTCTGAGCGCTCGTTCGAGGCGAGCAGTCGCGCGGCGAAGAGCTCCGAGCCGCCTGCCGAGCCGAGGTCGCCGAGCTCCGCGAAGCCGTCGGCGGCCGTCAGGGCCGACGACACGGCCTCATCGGTGCGGCCGAACGAGGCGAGCGCACGGGCGCGGGAGTCGGTGACGTCGGCGAGCAGCCAGCCCGCGTCGTGCTCCCCGGCCAGCGCGGCGACCTCGTCGAGCATCGGGAAGGCTCGTTCGTCCTGCTGAGCCCCGTACGCCTGCCCGAGGTTGTGCAGCACCTCGACCCGTGCGCCGACGGCGTCGGGCACGGCCCGGACGATCTCGGCCGCGGACTCGAGGTCGGCGATCGCGGCGTCGTGCTCGTCGAAGCGGGCGAGGATCTTGGCGCGCTCGGTGAGCGAGACGGCCTGATCGGCCGGCTCCTCGCCCTCGCCGAACAGCTCGGCCGCGTACCCGTAGGCGCCGACGGCCTGGCCGAACTCCCCGGCGCCCGCCAGTGCGCGAGCCAGCAGCGACGCGGTCATGCCGCGGGATGCCGCATGCACCTCGGCCTGCTCCTCGCGTTCGAGCACCTGACCGAAGAGCTCGGCGGCCTCGGGGGCGTCGCCCTGCGCGAGCATGGCGCGCGCGAGCCGGAAGTCCGCCGCCACCTGATCGCCGCCCTCCTGCGCGGCGATGCGAGACGTCACCCGATAGCGGGCCACGGCCTTCTGGGGTTCGCCGGCGTCCTCCCAGAGCGCACCGGCGAGCAGGTGCGCGGTGCCCAGCGCTCGTGTGGCGCCGAGTCCGGCGAGCAGGCGGCACGCCTCATCGGCATCCGCCGCGCCCTCCACGAACGCCTCCTGCCCGCCGCGCACGCGGGCGCGGGTCTGCAGCGCCTGCGCACGGTGGCCGTCGCTCAGGTCGTCCTGCGCGAGGAGGCGATCGAGCAGGGCCGTCGCCGCCTCCGTGTCGCCCTTCTGCAGCACGGCCGCGATCGCGATGAGGGTCGTCGTGTTCGACAGCCGTGCGTCGCCGGCCTCGGCGAACGCCCGTGCCGCGCGTTCGGCGAGATCGAGCGCGGCGTCCGGTTCCTCGGCGTGCATGTGCAGGGAGGCGCGGCTGATCGCCAGGTCGCCGCGCGACCAGGCGGGAAGGGCGTCGGATGCCGTGAGGGCGTCCTCGAGCGCGGCCACCGTCTCGGGAGTGTTCAGACCGAAGGTCGCGAGGCCCAGGCGCTGCTCGAGATCGGCCTGCTCGTCGCGTCCGGCCGCGCGCAGCGCCTCGATGCGGGCGGGCAGGAGGTCGGCTGCCTCGTCGGCGCGGTCGAGGGCGACGAGGATGCCGAGGCGCATCGACATGAGCTGAGCGACCTTCGCCGGATCCTCGACGGCCAGCGCCTTCGGCAGAGCCTGCAGCGTCTCGTGCTCTGCGCCGAACTGCGCGAGGTTCATGGCGCGGTCGAACCAGCCGTCGGCATCCGTCGGGGTCGCCGGATCGGCGGTCGCGACGAACGCGTCCGACCGGATCGGCACGTCGTACCGCTCGCCCTCGAGCGCGCGGAGCCGTGCGATGCTGCGCGCGTGGCCGTCGCTGCCGTCGCGGCGGTCGAAGTCCGCGCCGATGCGCTCGGCGGCGGCCCATGCCGTGGCGGCGAGGTCGGCGGCGCTCCACGAGCCCTCGTGCGGTCCGAAGAACGCCTCCAGCGCCGGGGTCTCCGCTCCCCGCACGGGGGTGTCGCCGTGCCCCGCGAGCGTGACCCGGTCGAGCGCGAAGGCGATCGCGCCCAGCGTGGCGAAGTGGGCGTCGACGTTGAGCCCGTCATGCGCCAGCCAGCCGATGTGGCGCTCCACGAGGGCGAGGGCGCGGGCCTCGTTGCCGGTGATCGCGGCGAACACGAGGTTGTTCGCGACGATGCGCAGGTTGTCGGGATTGTCCTTCGCGAGGCGGTAGCTGCGCAGGTGGGCGCTCTTCGCCTCGTCGAAGCGGCCCGCGCGCAGGTAGGGCAGGAGCACGCGCGACAGGGCGTGCTCCGGTTCCTCACCGCACGAGTAGCCGCCCTCGAGCATCTCCTCGACGAGTCGGATCGCCTCGGCATCCCGATCCGTCTCCGCGAAGAACCCTGCGAACTGGCTGCGTCCGCACGCGTCGCAGTGGCTGTGCTCGTCGCGGGGCGTCGCCTCCAGGCGCACGCGCAGGGCCTCGGCGTCGTCCATCCTTCCGGCGTCCCACGCATCCTCGAAGCGCGCGGTGAGCACGCCGCTGAGGCCGAGGCCGCCCGCACGGTAGTGGGTCTCCATGTCGTCGAGCACCGCGGCGATCTGCTCGCCGGAGAACGCCGGAGACGACCGGAGGGCCGACGCCATCCACTTGAACTGCCACATCAGGTCGGCGCCGCCGTAGTCGAGGTCCGCGGGGAACCGCTGCGGGTCGGCGTCGTGCCTGGCGAGGCACCACGCGAAGGAGTTCAGCATCACGTCGGTGGCGCCGTTCATGTTCGCCGACGCCGTCTGCCGCATCCGGGCCTCGTACTCGAGGCGCTCGTCGCCGAGCTCGACGGCGAGGGCGACGGCCTCCGCGACGAGCGCCTGCTCGGCTGGCCCCCACGGGGTGCGGTCGATCTCTTCGATGAGCTGCCGGAAGCGCTTCTGCGGACGTGCCATGGTGGCCCCTTCATGCGGACGGGTCGGTGACGACGGACGGACGGGTCGGTGACGACGGACGGAGGCTCAGACGACGTCGTCGAAGGGGACCGCGTCTCCCTCGATCCCGGCGGAGAGCGAGACGAGGTCGCTGAGCGCGGTGGTCATCAGCGCCCGATCCGCGTCGGAGAGCGGGTGGTGGCCGGCGAGCAGCGCCTGGATGTACAGCAGCTGCACGGTGCGGGCGAAGACCGCATCGTCCTGCACCCGCACGAGAGCGCGCACGACGCGGTTCGACCAGTTGAGGCAGAGGCGGGCGCTGAGGTCGTCATCGCGGGATGCCGACAGGGTGGCGTCGATGCGGTCCAGCACGCCGCCCCACAGCGCGCCGGTGAAGCCCTTGGTGCGACCACGGTCGAGGCGGCGGAGCACCTCGGGGTCGGCGACGTACAGCGCGGCGAGCTCCGGCTGATCGATCGATCGCACGGTCACGGAGCAGTCGGATGCCGCGAGCACCCCGCCCGCACGGGCTTCCAGCGCGACCGCGGCGTCGCGATCGTCGAGCGGGGGAGGGTCGAGGCGGTCGAGCTCCCCGCCCACGTCGACGAGTTCGACGGACACCTGCGGATACAGCTCAGGCAGCATGCGCACGAGGTCGGCGTCGTACAGGTAGCCGCCGTTGACGAGCACCTCGGATGCGGGGGAGATGCCGGCGACCTGCCGGAACTCGTCGACGGTCTGCGCGAATCGGATGTGCGGGAAGCGCTCGACGATATCGCCGATGCGCAGGGTTCCGTGGGTCGTCTCGAGCGTGAGCCACCGGGTGATGAAGCGGGCGAGCTCCTCGTCGTGGCGCACCAGCGATTTCAGGCCGACCTCGTGGACGGCGACGAACTGGGCGAGGCGGTGGGGCTCTCGGAGCCCGAGGTCGAGCACCCAGCGGCGGATGCCGGCGCCGAGCTGCTCGCGCACGTGCTCCAGCGCGGTGTCATCGACGAGCGACTCGCGGCTCGCCGTCGGCGCCAGGCCCGTCGAGTCGACGACGGCCCTGACGAAGAAGGCCCAGTCGGGCAGCACGTCGTCGGCGCGCTCCGACAGCAGCATCCGGCCGAGGTACATGCGGGTCGCCTGCCGAGCGCCGGGAGGGGGCGCGTAGGGGAGGACGTACGCGAGGCCGCGGGTGCCGGTCGCGGGCTCGCCGATCTCGATCACGTCGAGGGGTGCGGCGCCGAGCAGGTCGCGTCCGTACTGCACGGCGGCCTCGGGGTCGGTCGCCGCGTCGAGGAACGGAGCCGCCCTCGTGATGTCGACGTCACCGCCGGGGGCGTCGATCGTGACGCGCACCGGCAGGAACTCCGCGAAGGCGGTCGCCAGCTCCCGCACGGCGGCGGGGCGCAGCAGCTCGTCGGCGTCGAACCGCGGCGCGAGGTGCACGCTCGTGCCGATCGGCAGCTCGTCGTCGATCTCGGTCACCCGGAACGTGCCGTCCGCGCTGCCGGTCCACTCGACGGCCGGTGTGCCCTTCGCGCTCCGCGAGCGGATGACGATGGTGTCGGCGACCATGAAGCAGCTGAGCAGCCCGATGCCGAACTGGCCGAGGTAGTCGCTGCGGGGCATGTCGAAGATGTCGCGCTTCGAGCTGCGGCCGACCGTCGCGAGCAGGTCGGCGACCTCAGCAGCGGTAAGTCCGATGCCGTCGTCGCGCAGCACGAACTCGCGGCTCTCGTCGGTGAGCGGGGTGATGCGGATGCTGCCGCCGGTGCCGTCGAGCTCCCGGCGGGCCGTGACGGCGTCCCTCGCGTTCTGCAGCAGTTCGCGCAGGTACACCCGAGGACTCGAGTAGATGTGCCGGCTGAGGAGGTCGACGACCCCGCGCAGATCCACCTGGAACTGCTGCACGTCAGAGCTCACCGCATTCCCTCCCGTTGCGTCCGCCCGCCGAGCCTAGCAACAGCGCGGTCCCTCCGCCGGTTCGGCACCCGCCGACGGATGCCGTATGCTTGACCAGCAGTTGTTGTCTGCATCCTTTCGCCGTGCCCCGGCCCACACGCCCGGGCCGGATGGCAGGATGGAGACGACACCCCGAGACCTCACGGTCTCTAGGGCGGTAGCTCAATTGGCAGAGCAGCGGTCTCCAAAACCGCAGGTTGCAGGTTCGATTCCTGTCCGCCCTGCGCGTCAGCGCAACGCTGACACACGAAAGGTACATTCAGGATGGATCAGGACGAACCGCGCGGCGAGGTCGTCGCGGCCGGCGCCACCCGAGAGAAGACGGGCAACCCCATCTCCCGGTTCTTCGGGAGCATCGCCCTGTTCTTCCGTCAGGTCATCGCAGAGCTTCGCAAGGTCGTCACTCCGACCCGCAAGGAACTGTTCAAGTTCACCGCGGTGGTGCTCGTCTTCGTTCTGATCGTCATGGGCATCGTCTACGGGCTGGACACCTTGTTCGCGTGGCTGACGCACATCGTGTTCGGAGTTCCGGACGCTTGACGCCCTGCGGCCCTGGCCGCAGTGATTGGAAAGAAACACCGTGTCTGAACGATATTCCGACGACGCCGACTGGGCGACCGCTGCCGAGCAGTCCAGCGAGGAGGACGAGGCCCAGGAGGGCAACGTCCTCGCCGCAGAGGAGTTCTCCGTCACGTCCGCCGAGCACGTGGCTCTCCACGTCGAGGACGTGGACGGCGACGACGAGACCGGCACGGAAGAAGACACCGACATCGACATCGACGACCCGGAGGCGGATGCGATCGTGAACGACGCTCTCAACCTGGACGAAGCGGCTGAGTCCGAGGCTGCCGCTGAGGTCCTCAACGACGCTGTGGCCGAAGAGACCGCAGAGCAGGAAGCGGAGGCGGCCGACGAGGTCACCCCGTACGACGGACCCGACGTGAACGGCGAGGACGACCGCCCGGCCGTCGACGCCGACGACGCGGACGACCCCGTGGTCGCGGCCGTGGAGGCCGAGGAAGCCGCGGAGTCCGACGACGTCGACTCCGAGGAGGACCCGTACGAGGCGTTCCGCATGGACCTGCGCATGCTCCCCGGCAAGTGGTACGTCATCCACTCGTACGCCGGCTTCGAGCGCAAGGTCAAGGCGAACATCGAGCAGCGCAAGTCGACGCTCGAGGTCGAGGACGAGATCTACCAGATCGAGGTCCCGATGGAGGACGTCGTCGAGATCAAGAACGGCCAGCGCAAGATGGTCACGCGCGTGCGCATCCCCGGCTACGTGCTGGTGCGCATGGAGCTCACGGAGGACACCTGGTCGGTCGTCCGTCACACGCCCGGTGTCACCGGCTTCGTGGGCAACGCCCACAACCCGACGCCGCTGCGCTTCGAAGAGGCCTTCAACATGCTGAAGTCGCTCGTCGAGGTCAAGGACGTCCCGACCGCCAAGAACATCGCGGCCAAGGGCGGCGTCGCTGTCGCACGTCCGCTGCCGGCCGAGGTCGACTTCGAGGTCGGCGAGACCATCACGATCAAGGAGGGCTCGTTCGCGGGTCTGCCCGGGTCGATCAGCGAGATCAAGCCCGAGAGCGGCAAGCTCACGGTGCTCGTGTCGCTCTTCGAGCGCGAGACGCCGGTCGAGCTGTCGTTCGACCAGGTCACCAAGATGATCTGACGACCACGAGTCGCAGGAAGAAGGCCGCCCCTCGGGGCGGCCTTCTCTCGTTGCGGCATCCGTTCTCGTGCGCGCCTCGTGCGCGACCCACCCCCTTCCGCGCGAGCCACCCCCTTGTGCACGAGAACAAGGGGGGTGGCTCGCGCACAGAGGGGTGGGTCGGCGAGGGGTGGGTCGGCGCGTGTGGGGCGGCGACGGGACTCGGCGACAAGGCGGGCGTCGATCGGGTAGACTGTTGTGGTTTGTGCGCCGCTTTCGCGTGCGTCCAGACGACCACGGTCCGGAGATGCCGGATCTGTGGGAGAAGCGGGTGCTGCGGCATCCGATTCGATGAAAGGAAAGAGAATGGCACCGAAGAAGAAGGTGACCGGCCTGATCAAGCTTCAGATCAACGCCGGTGCAGCCAACCCGGCGCCGCCGATCGGCCCCGCGCTCGGTCAGCATGGCGTCAACATCATGGAGTTCTGCAAGGCGTACAACGCCGCGACCGAGTCGCAGCGCGGCAACGTCATCCCCGTCGAGATCACCGTCTACGAGGACCGCAGCTTCACCTTCGTCCTGAAGACCCCGCCCGCGGCGGAGCTCATCAA is a window from the Microbacterium sp. LWO14-1.2 genome containing:
- a CDS encoding HSP90 family protein; translated protein: MSSDVQQFQVDLRGVVDLLSRHIYSSPRVYLRELLQNARDAVTARRELDGTGGSIRITPLTDESREFVLRDDGIGLTAAEVADLLATVGRSSKRDIFDMPRSDYLGQFGIGLLSCFMVADTIVIRSRSAKGTPAVEWTGSADGTFRVTEIDDELPIGTSVHLAPRFDADELLRPAAVRELATAFAEFLPVRVTIDAPGGDVDITRAAPFLDAATDPEAAVQYGRDLLGAAPLDVIEIGEPATGTRGLAYVLPYAPPPGARQATRMYLGRMLLSERADDVLPDWAFFVRAVVDSTGLAPTASRESLVDDTALEHVREQLGAGIRRWVLDLGLREPHRLAQFVAVHEVGLKSLVRHDEELARFITRWLTLETTHGTLRIGDIVERFPHIRFAQTVDEFRQVAGISPASEVLVNGGYLYDADLVRMLPELYPQVSVELVDVGGELDRLDPPPLDDRDAAVALEARAGGVLAASDCSVTVRSIDQPELAALYVADPEVLRRLDRGRTKGFTGALWGGVLDRIDATLSASRDDDLSARLCLNWSNRVVRALVRVQDDAVFARTVQLLYIQALLAGHHPLSDADRALMTTALSDLVSLSAGIEGDAVPFDDVV
- the rplK gene encoding 50S ribosomal protein L11 produces the protein MAPKKKVTGLIKLQINAGAANPAPPIGPALGQHGVNIMEFCKAYNAATESQRGNVIPVEITVYEDRSFTFVLKTPPAAELIKKAAGVQKASATPHTVKVGKITKDQVRQIAEQKQADLNANDIEAASKIIAGTARSMGITVEG
- a CDS encoding NAD-dependent succinate-semialdehyde dehydrogenase, which encodes MTDYAVINPATGETLKSFDTFTDAQIEEAVAAADTAHREWSRSSTVAERAALIRRMAELHRERREELADVFVREMGKPREAALGEVDFAADIAEYYADQAEAIMADQPIDILGDGSAIIRRSSLGPLVGIMPWNFPAYQIVRFAAPNLIVGNTILLKPAPQCPESSNAIAEIYRDAGFPEGAYQNVLATNEQIATMIADPRVQGVSLTGSERAGAAVAEIAGRNLKKVALELGGSDPFIVLSTDDLDATVQAGVDARLDNNGQACNGAKRFIIVDDLYDAFVEKFTAAMAAVEATDPMLDDTVLGPVSSETAAENLQKQIDTAVEQGATLLTGGTRDGAFFAPTVLADVTPEMNVYREELFGPAAVVYRVADEDAAIALANDTTFGLGSYVFTTDAEQAERVADRIEAGMVYVNLVLADSPELPFGGIKRSGTARELGHLAADEFVNKKLIRIG
- the nusG gene encoding transcription termination/antitermination protein NusG; this encodes MSERYSDDADWATAAEQSSEEDEAQEGNVLAAEEFSVTSAEHVALHVEDVDGDDETGTEEDTDIDIDDPEADAIVNDALNLDEAAESEAAAEVLNDAVAEETAEQEAEAADEVTPYDGPDVNGEDDRPAVDADDADDPVVAAVEAEEAAESDDVDSEEDPYEAFRMDLRMLPGKWYVIHSYAGFERKVKANIEQRKSTLEVEDEIYQIEVPMEDVVEIKNGQRKMVTRVRIPGYVLVRMELTEDTWSVVRHTPGVTGFVGNAHNPTPLRFEEAFNMLKSLVEVKDVPTAKNIAAKGGVAVARPLPAEVDFEVGETITIKEGSFAGLPGSISEIKPESGKLTVLVSLFERETPVELSFDQVTKMI
- the secE gene encoding preprotein translocase subunit SecE; the encoded protein is MDQDEPRGEVVAAGATREKTGNPISRFFGSIALFFRQVIAELRKVVTPTRKELFKFTAVVLVFVLIVMGIVYGLDTLFAWLTHIVFGVPDA
- a CDS encoding response regulator transcription factor: MRIAIAEDSTLLREGIAQLLVAEGHVVTASVGDADALLAAIAADEPDVVIADVRMPPEFVDEGIRAALRIRRDHPGVAVLVLSQHVERRYASELLLDGRGGVGYLLKDRVSDIAGFLDAIVRIADGGVAFDPEVISRLIADRSGPGQRMGELSEREAAVLELIAEGHSNAGIAERLYMSQSGVEKHINTIFTKLGVASGSAVNRRVLAVLAYLDLADG
- a CDS encoding DedA family protein translates to MDASEGLGLFADWAIALMETLGSVGAGVAVAIENLFPPIPSEVILPLAGFTASQGSIVLWEVLVWTTVGSVVGALALYGIGAWLGPARLRRIVDRMPLMKVSDVDRAEAWFAKHGSKAVFFGRMIPIFRSLISIPAGIQRMPLLRFTLLTAAGSAIWNTVFVMAGFLLGEQWHLIEQYADGLQLVVVAAVIAAVSLFVVLRVRQRVQGPPAAPVESRK
- a CDS encoding histidine kinase, whose protein sequence is MTSRPIVRDVLRMLGGTAAGIAMLPATLVAVVTTPRRPAPTVLDALAARLAWVDGIPRRVPPPARRTRGLLALSALLQLVVLCILVLMVAGVVVGVQMLVAAATGGPVALFSARPGRVTWATVGLFVVPGLVLLFLALSGLGGIAWLERRVWDAFQRPGAGELSQEVVRLHATLDEVVDAVDAERRRIERDIHDGVQQRVVALSILLARVERSDPAEGAALLRTARDETQHVLDDLRDVAWRTYPEMLQRDGLAVALRALRDRVAMPVHLDVEAGPIADRAAETAAYFVASEAVTNAIKHADAASITIRVRSGDGLLSVSVEDDGVGGADAAGTGLSGIASRVAARDGQLRVHSPVGGPTVVEAVIPCG
- the poxB gene encoding ubiquinone-dependent pyruvate dehydrogenase, with the protein product MATVAENIVKTLGANGIERVYGLPGDSLNGFTDALRKDGSIRWVHVRHEESAAFAAAADAALTGDLAVVAGSCGPGNLHLINGLYDANRSRVPVLAIAAHIPTNEIGTGYFQETHPQELFRECSVYVEYVADPRQMPRLLEIAMRAAIEQRGVAVLVIPGDVALAEIADDRAVVIERTRPVVTPSPDELERAAALLNASSKTTILAGAGVEGAHDEVVALADRLGAPIVHALRGKEFIEYDNPFDVGMTGLLGFASGYRAMEAADTLLVLGSDFPYEQFYPEHATTIQVDIRGSQLGKRHPLDLGLVGDVRATVDALLPRLAAKTDRGHLDDAVAHYRKTRAKLDDLATPTKKGRPIHPQYLARVLDEQATDDAIFTADVGSPTVWAARYLSMTEGRRLIGSFTHGSMANALLHGIGAQVSHPDRQVVALAGDGGLAMMLGELLTVTQNGLPVKTVVVNNSSLNFVELEMKAAGFVNYGTGLDNPSFAAIAEAMGIFARRVENSEDLPDAVREVLAHDGPALLDVVTERQELSMPPAIEAAQVKGFALYAIRTVMSGRGDELLDLARANWRQFL